The Legionella spiritensis DNA segment CATAAAATCAAAATTACCATCGACGGCCAAACATAATTGATTGGCAATATGTTCAATTTGCGATCGCAACTTGATTTCAGAGTCCGGTGAAACCTCAGGCATGGGTATCTCCGAATTTTTGCCATTGAATATGAATTTCGCATTCCGGTTGATTGGAGTGCATACATGTCACTTCTTCAATAACAGCACTATCGTGATAGTATTCGATGAGCCATTTTGCCAACGCAATATATAATTCACATAGTTTATTTGGCGATCGGTAGTGGGTGATTAACTTCTTATCCTGTACTTCAACGAGAAATTTATCGGTGATGGCCTGACGATCCTTCTGAGATCGGACCCCGGTCGCAAAGTTATTATGAATGGCAGGCTGTCTTGCCAGAAACTCGTAGGAGTTTTTCGACATTTTAAACCACATGGGAAATCGTGTCATTACGTCTTTATAAAAAGCATCTGCATAAAGGTTGCATGCCTTTTCCGGAGTAACTTTAAGTATCTCCAGTGATGATTTCCAGAGACGTTGCCATTCTTCATCGGAATAGGCCGTATTGATTTTGAAGTTTTTATCAAGTGGTATGTCGGCGTGTCTCTTGACATCTAAAACGCCCTCTTCGCCCAACAACGATTGAATCAGATCCAGCAGAATCTTTTGTATGAGGCCTACCATGGCATCTTTCTCCCTAGTTAATTAGGTCACCCAAATCCCTGAGTGTTGTATTTGAAAAGCAACAGGAAGGTCAGAAAACATCCTTTGTTGTAAAAAGTATGAACAATAATTATTGATAATTCAAGGAAGTTGAAAGCACGTTAAGACGATTAGGTTCAAATGGGTTTTAAATATGTTTTCGCTTCTTTGTCAGAATTGACATCATTTGATAATTGATAATCAAGATCCTGCACATAACGCTGTCCATCGATAAAGGCTATACGTGTCGCTTCGTAAGTCACGATGGCAGTATCGATACGATCCGCGAGCTTCTTGATACCCAGCTTTTTTTCCTCACCGGAATTCGGGTCAAAGAACGAGTAGGCATCATCGCCTGTCTTTTTGATCACCATGGAATGTCCTTCCAAACCTAAAAACCCTTTTTTACTAAACGCGAAAAATTTGATGTAACTCCCTTTTTCCATAGCATCAAGTTTCTCTGCAAGCAACGGACGGTTAACCTGGTTATTATTCATAACTTTGGCGAAGGCAGGCATGATGCTGTGAGGATAAATCTCAAAAAAATAAGCTATAAAACGCTGGAACAGACTGGATACTTTCAATATGTGACTTTGTTTGACTTCATTTTGATTGATTTTTGTCAATGTTAATGCGCATTTTAAAGGATTTTTAACATGTCTTGTTTCCATTTTCATGATATCAGACAACGTATCCGTCTCATCATCCCCGCCCAGTAAACCATTCATAATAACGTAATTTGATATCAGTTCGCAGAACCCGTCGTATTTGATATAAAACTGATGCAGGGTGGCCAACTGTTCAGGATTCTCCTGCCTTTGTTTTTTCATCTGATCAATAAGCACATCCTGGTTAAAACTCACCAATAACTCATTGTGGTTTCGTCTGGATTTTAAAGCGGTAAAAAATCCGGCTTTTCTTGCCTGCTGAAAAGCCAGTAACACATCCTTTCTCTCATTGTCCTCAATATGCCTGTTGATTTTTAAGGTTAGGTCATGCTCGCTTTCACTGATATCTTCTATAGAAAACAGGATTTCATTTTTATCATTCGCGGTATATTCTTCTTTCATAAGCAAATAGTTCAGGGTTACAACCGGACTCTGATTACAGGTTAAGAGGCCATAATACTAATATAAAACAAACAAAATGCAAATATTATGAGCTACTTTACACATCTTCCGTACAGGACGTATTTTTTATGACAATCAAATCGATAACTCTTATTTTATTGTCACGACCTCCCTTACGAATAATCCGGATGAAAATGCTGAAAAATACGCAAGGCCAGCTGCTCATTGATGCCTTGCACCTTAGCCAGTTCCTCAAGCGGCGCTTTGGCCAACTCTCTTATACCGCCGAAACGGCGCAGCAAAGCCTGACGTCTTTTGGGGCCAACACCCTCGATTGCTTCCAAAGACGATTCAAAACCGGCTGTTGCACGTTTTTTACGATGAGCGGTAATGGCAAAACGATGCGCTTCATCACGGATATGTTGTAACAAATGCAGCGCCGGGGAGTCGGCCGGCAACGTGAGCTCCCTATCCTGAATCGCAAGAATCAATCGTTCCCACCCGGCCTTGCGATCCGGGCCTTTGGCAATGCCTAACAACGTAACGCCATCAATGCCTGCCGCCTCCAGCACCCGCCGAGCCACCCCTATCTGGCCCTTGCCGCCATCAATAATCAGAACATCAGGATACACACCGCCGCTATTGCCGGTTTTTTTAAATCGGCGCGTCAGCGCCTGTTCCATAGCGGCGTAATCGTCTCCGGGTGTAATTCCCGTAATATTGAAACGGCGATAATCTTTTTTCCTTGGGCCTTCCTCATCAAAAACCACACAAGACGCCACCGTTTCCTGCCCCTGCGTATGGCTGATATCAAAACACTCCATACGGGTAATATCGCCGGAATAATGAAGAAAATCGGTCAAGGCCTGATATCTTTTTCTGGTAGTAACTCGTGATGCGTCATACTCGGAAACAGAGCGGCGCAGATTATTCAAGGTAAAATCCAGCCAACGTGCCTTTACACCACGTGGTTGAACCTGAATTTTGCAATCCTTGCCCCTCAAATCACTTAACATCCGGCTAATCACCGCCAGATCCTGTATATTGCTATCAAGGATTAATAATGCCGGAATCCGTTCCGGTGCATCCAGGTAATAATAAGACAGAAACGCTTCCAGCACCTGCCTGCGCAGCTCTTCCGGTTCTTCATTAAAAACAAAAACTTTTTGCGGTACGGCAGGGAAAAAACTCCGGCTGGCAATAACATGTCCTTCACGCACGGTCACACACTGAACACAGGCAAATCCCGGTTTGACGTCCATGGCAATCACATCCGCGTCACCCCGCAATTGCACAACACCCTGCTGCTCCTGCACCAGGCGAAGACTTTTTATCTGATCACGAAGCAGGGCCGCTTCCTCAAAGGCCAGTCGTGTGACGGCATTCTGCATACGCCGCTCCAGTTCCTGAAGGATCTGCTGTGACTTGCCTTGTAAAAAAAGGATCGCGTCACGAACAGACTGTTGATAATCCTCTGCGGAAATATATCCGGTACAAGGTGCCGTACAGCGTTTGATTTGATACTGCAAACAGGGTCTTGAACGGGCGGCAAAATAACTGTCACGGCAAGAACGTATTTTAAAAACTTTCTGGATGGTACTCAACGTTTCCCTTACCGCGGCAACGCTGGGATAAGGTCCGAAGTACTCGTCACTGCGCGGCTTTTTTTTACTGCGATAAAGCTCCATGCGGGGAAAGGGGTGACTTCTACTGACATGGATGTAAGGATAGGATTTGTCATCACGCAGCAACACATTGTATTTGGGACGCAGGGATTTGATCAGGTTGCTTTCCAGTAACAGGGCTTCCGTTTCACTGCGGGTCACACTGATTTCAATTCTGGCGATTTGGCTTACCAGAGAGCGTGTTTTGGCACTGATATTGTGTTTGTTGAAATAACTGCTTACCCGTTTTTTAAGGTTAGCCGCTTTACCTACGTACAACACATCATCCCTGGCATCCAGCATACGGTATACGCCGGGCCCAGAGGTCAGATTTGCAATCGTCGCGGCCAACTCCCCACAAGACAATAATTTATTCATGGAACCAACAGGACATCATTACCAAACATCACACATATATACATTATAAGTAAAGGTTACGTTCTGTGAACAATATTTTCTTCGCAAAAAAGCGTTAGCCGTAAGGAGGTCTGCGGCCGTATTACGGGTTTGATGTCCCAATATTGTGGCAGGAGAGCAGGTGGATACCCGTACGAACGTTATCCCGCATTTCGGCGTTGCCTTCATGACGGGCTACAAGATACAATTTACAGCCGATAAAAGATAAGTGCACAGAGCCTAATCACTCGGTTTTTCGATCACGCTATGCTTCATAGCCAAAAACGTGAGTTCCACGTCGTTTTTGATACCTAATTTATCAAACATGCGATATCGGTAACCATTGATAGTCTTGGTACTCAAAAATAAACGCTCGGCAATATCATGAACCGTCATGCCGCTGGTAATCATAAACATCACTTGCATTTCGCGTTCGGACAAACGATCAAACGGCGATTCCTCAACGGCCTCCAGACTGTTAATAGCCATTTTTTGAGCAATCTCGGCACTAAGGTA contains these protein-coding regions:
- a CDS encoding heme NO-binding domain-containing protein — its product is MVGLIQKILLDLIQSLLGEEGVLDVKRHADIPLDKNFKINTAYSDEEWQRLWKSSLEILKVTPEKACNLYADAFYKDVMTRFPMWFKMSKNSYEFLARQPAIHNNFATGVRSQKDRQAITDKFLVEVQDKKLITHYRSPNKLCELYIALAKWLIEYYHDSAVIEEVTCMHSNQPECEIHIQWQKFGDTHA
- the uvrC gene encoding excinuclease ABC subunit UvrC, which translates into the protein MNKLLSCGELAATIANLTSGPGVYRMLDARDDVLYVGKAANLKKRVSSYFNKHNISAKTRSLVSQIARIEISVTRSETEALLLESNLIKSLRPKYNVLLRDDKSYPYIHVSRSHPFPRMELYRSKKKPRSDEYFGPYPSVAAVRETLSTIQKVFKIRSCRDSYFAARSRPCLQYQIKRCTAPCTGYISAEDYQQSVRDAILFLQGKSQQILQELERRMQNAVTRLAFEEAALLRDQIKSLRLVQEQQGVVQLRGDADVIAMDVKPGFACVQCVTVREGHVIASRSFFPAVPQKVFVFNEEPEELRRQVLEAFLSYYYLDAPERIPALLILDSNIQDLAVISRMLSDLRGKDCKIQVQPRGVKARWLDFTLNNLRRSVSEYDASRVTTRKRYQALTDFLHYSGDITRMECFDISHTQGQETVASCVVFDEEGPRKKDYRRFNITGITPGDDYAAMEQALTRRFKKTGNSGGVYPDVLIIDGGKGQIGVARRVLEAAGIDGVTLLGIAKGPDRKAGWERLILAIQDRELTLPADSPALHLLQHIRDEAHRFAITAHRKKRATAGFESSLEAIEGVGPKRRQALLRRFGGIRELAKAPLEELAKVQGINEQLALRIFQHFHPDYS